The genomic window GCCGCGGCGGCGGGGACCGTGGCGACGGCGGGATCGACGCGGGCGCAGATCGCCGCCCTCGAGGCCGACGGAGGGCGCCACCTCGAGCTGGAGGTCACCGTCAGCGGGCGCATCGACGGCTCTCCTGACGGCGGCGCGTGGTTCGACGCCGTCGCCACGCGGGTGCGCGCGGGCGCTCTCGCCGTCACGGGGAGTGTCCCCGCGCGGATCCTCGTCGATGCCGAGGGACGGTCGGCGCTGGAAGCGGCGAGCATGGGCAGCGAGGTGCGGCTGAGGGGGCGGGCCGTCCCCTCCGACCCGGGGGAGCGCGCCGCCCTCGTCGTCCGGACGAGTTCCATCGAGTCGGCTTCGACCCCGGCGGGCGTGTGGGCGTTCTTCGAGGGACTGCGCGACGGCCTCGTCGCGTCGACCCGCGGCCTGCCCCAGCCGGGAGCGGGTCTGGTGCCGGGGCTCGCCGTGGGTGACACGACGAGCCTCGACCCCGACACCGAGGCCGCGATGAACGCCTCGTCGCTGTCACATCTCACGGCAGTGTCGGGGGCGAACTGCGCGATCGTCGTGGGTGCGGCATTCGCCCTGCTGGCGATGTGCGGTGCGTCCCGCGGCGGGAGGGTGGTGGGGGCGATGCTGGTGCTGGCGGCGTTCGTCGCGCTGGTGACCCCCGAGCCGAGTGTCATCCGCGCGGCCGCGATGGCGGCGGTGGCGATGCTCGCGCTCGCACTCGGTCGACCGGCGATCGGCGTGGCCGTCCTGTCCCTCGCGGTGACGGTTCTGCTGGTGGTCGACCCGTGGCTCTCCCGCTCCCTCGGCTTCGCCCTCTCGGCCGCGGCGACCGGGGCCCTCCTCCATCTCGCGCGCCCCCTGGCCGGCGGATTGGCGCGATGGATGCCGCGCGCCCTCGCCCTCGCCCTTGCGGTGCCCACGTCGGCCCAGCTCGTCTGCGGCCCGCTGATCGTCCTCATCGACCCGCACGTACCCCTTCTCGGTGTCGCGGCCAACCTCGTCGCCGACCCCGCTGCGGCGCCCGCCACGGTCGCGGGAGCCCTCGCCTGCATCGCCCCGTTTCCCTGGCTAAGGGACGGTCTGACGGCCCTCGCCTGGGTGCCGGCCGCGTGGATCGCGGCTGTCGCGCATACGACCACGGCGGTGTCGGCCCAGAACCTGCCGTGGCCCGACGGTCTCGTCGGGGCGGCGTTGCTCGCCGGCGTCGGCGCGGCGGTCAGCATCGCCGTCGTCAGACCGCGCCGGTTGCCCCGGATCACCGCGATCTCATCCGCAGCCGTCGCCGTGGTCGTCGGCCTCGTCCTGGGGCAGACGGCGGTCCGCACCGTCGCAGGGCCCCTCACCGTGCCCGCGGCGTGGCAGGTGGCCATGTGCGATGTCGGTCAGGGCGACGCGACGCTCTGGCGGTCCGGAGACGCCGTGGCGCTGGTCGACACGGGACCCGAACCCGAGGCACTGACCCGATGCCTGAAGACGTTCGGGGTGGACCATCTCGCCCTCGTCGTCCTGACGCACTTCGACCTCGACCACGTCGGCGGGTCCGCGGCGGTGATGGGGCGGGTCGATCTCGTGGTGCACGGGCCGCCCGACGAGGCGGCCGACCGACGACTCCTGGACCGGTTCTCGGACGCCGGAGCGCACCTGCAGGAGGCGACGACCGGCATGACGGGCACACTCGGCGGCACGCGGTGGCAGGCTCTCGGTCCCGCCCCGAACACCGAGGCCGGAAACGACGCCTCCGTCGCCCTCGACGTCGCCGGCGCGAACTTTCCTCGCACGGTGCTGCTCGGCGACCTCGGCGAGCAGGCGCAGTCCGCCCTCCGACGGCGGATCGATGTCCCGCGTGTGCAGGTCGTGAAGGTCTCCCACCACGGCAGTGCCGACCAGGATGCCGCGTTGTACCGGGCGCTGCACCCGGCGGTCGGGCTCATCGGGGTCGGTGCCGACAACGACTACGGGCATCCGACCGCGACGCTCCTCGACATCCTGGCGGCGCTGGGAAGCACTGCGGCGCGCACCGATCGGGACGGTGCGCTGGCGGTCTGGCTCGACGAAGGGGGGCGACTCACCCTGTGGCGCGAGCGCGCGGGGACGGGGGAAGGGGCTCGCGACCCGACCGGCGATGTCGGAGCCGGTCGGTAGGCTGGGGGAGTGACTCCGGCTCCCCGACGCTCCGCCCCCGCCAAGGCGAAGTCGGCCATTCCGCAGGTGTCGTGGCGTTCCCCTCAGCCCGCGCCGATCGTTCTGGTCTCGGGCCCCGAAGAGGTCTGCGCCGAGCGCGCGATCGCAGGCATCCGATCGATGCTCAAGAGCGAGGACCCGAGCCTCGAGGTCACCGACATCCGTGCCGACGACTACGCCGCCGGCACCTTGCTCAGCGTCACGTCGCCATCGTTGTTCGGCGAGCCCCGACTCGTCCGCGTCAGCGGCGTCGAGAAATGCAGCGATACCTTCCTCACCGAGGCGGTGTCGTACCTCGCCCACCCGCAGGACGGCGCGACGGTCGTCCTGCGCCACACCGGAGCGAGCGTTCGCGGCAAGAAGCTGCTCGACGGCATCCGCGCGGGTCAGGGCAGCGGCATCGAAATCGCCTGCCCCGCGGTCAAACGCGACTCCGACCGATTTGATTTCGCGGTCGGCGAGTTCAAGGCCGCGCAGAAGCGCATCGCCCCCGTCGCCCTCAGGTCGCTGGTCTCGGCCTTCGCCGACGACCTCACCGAGCTGGCCGCGGCATGCCAGCAGCTCATCTCCGACGTCCCCGGCGACATCGACGAGCGGATCGTCGAGCGCTACTACGGGGGCCGCGTCGAGACCTCGGCCTTCACCGTGGCCGACACCGCCATCGCCGGGCAGTACGGCCCCGCCCTGCTCGCGTTGCGGCACGCGCTGGCATCCGGGGCCGATCCCGTGCCTCTCGTCGCCGCGGTCGCCATGAAGCTCCGCACCATGGCGCGCGTGGCGGGCACCCGCGAGTCGTCGTCGATGCTCGCTCAGCGCCTGGGCATGAAGGACTGGCAGGTCGACCGCGCCCGCCGCGACCTCGTCGGCTGGACCGGCAACACGCTCGGCATGGCGATCCATGCCACCGCGCGCGCCGACGCCGAGGTGAAGGGCGCATCGCGAGACCCCGTCTTCGCTCTCGAGCGCATGATCACGATCATCGCGACTCGGGCACCCTACGGTGGCTAGCCGGTGGCTCGCCGTCGCGTCCGACACGACGCGACGGCGAGCTCGGACTCAGGCCGTGAACCCCACTCGCGCATCAAGAATCTCGAACAGGCGCTGACGCCACGGAATCGACGACCAGCCGTGGTCCGCTCCGTCCACGACGGTGAGTGACGCCCCGGGAAGCAGTTCTGCGTAGCGAGCGCCGTACTGTACCGGCACGATCACGTCCTGCGTTCCATGCACGATGTCCGCGGGGCCGGTGAAGCTCGAGACGGGTCCGTACACGTCGAGCCCCGCGGCCACCTCGTCGACGAACGCCATACCGAGCGGCATCCCCCCGAAATCGAACCAGCCCTGCGCACGGGCCGGCGCGAGGGGCCGACCCTGGATGGCGTCATGCACCGTGATGTCGTCGACGACGACGCCCGCGGGCGACCACAGCGTCAGCGTGCGCACAAGCTCGGGCACGCGAGCCGCGGCGAGAGCGGACTCCACGGCGCCGAGACTGTGCGCCACGACATGGATGGGCCTGTCGACGGCGAAGGCACGGATCATGCCCACCACCTGCTCGACCTCGTCACCGATCGTGATGTCGGCGAATTCGCCGTCGCTCATCCCCTGGCCGAGCCGGCTGTAGCTGCGAACAACGGCACCACGATCGGCGAGGTGACGCGCCGTCTGCACGAACAGCTGGTGTCCGCCCGTCGCGTCGGCGCTGAAGCCGTGGACCAGGAGCACCCGCGGCGCGTCGGCCGAGGCGCCGGCGACGGGCTCCCCCTGCCAGCCGCGCAGGGTGCGACCGCCGTGAGAGAGGGTCAGGGGGGTGTGTCGCGGGTCGGCGGCCATCAGTTCGACCGCTCCGACCAGCCGGCGGGCAGGTCGCCGGGGGCGGTGTCGACGACGGACTCGTCGTTCTCGCCGACGCGCTCGAACAGCGTGATGTGGGCGAACTCCGGAACGACGTAGATCGGGTAGGTGGGTCCCTCGTCGCGGTAACGCTGCATCTCGTCGAGGTGGTCGTTTTGGAACAGCACGGTCTTGTGCCCATCGATTTCGATCCACCGAGGGAAGAAGATGGTGCCGTGTAGCACGCGCGCGGCGGGGAGCACGTTCACCACGACGCTCGTGCCCGTCGGCTCGTTCCACGAGACCTTATAGACGTCCGGCGCGAGAGCGACGAGGTCTACCGTCTGATCCTTCACCCAACGGCCGCCGACGTGTCCGCTGTGGATGCGGTAGTCGATCGTCGTGGCGTTCTTGACGTACATCTCGTACCGCCAGCCGTTGGCATAGGTGTAGATGAAGCGGTGGCCGACGATGCCGGACAGATCCTGGGGCGGTTCGGGGTGGGCAACGGTGGTGGTGACGTTCATGAAATGAGTTTGTGACCAAACTAGTTCGGTGTCAAACACATATTTCACTAGAATTCGACGATGGACGATGGCATCCTCCACACCGCCGGCCTCCTGGCGCATCAGCTCGGTCCGCTCCGCCGCGCCGTCCTCCGGGCTTCCCGATCGGCAGCCGACCTGCCGGACATTCCGGACGCGCAGATCGAGGTCATGCGTTCGCTCGCGACGACAGGGGAGAGCGCACCGTCCGACCTCGCCGACACGCTCGGTCTCGCCCGGTCGACCATCAGCAACCTGATCTCGCACATGGAGAAAGCGGATCTCATCGAACGGCACCTCGTCGCCGGCGACGGACGACGTACACGCGTCGGACTCACGCCACTTGCCGAGACGCGCCTGCGCGCCTTCGATGATTCGGCCGCACACATCCTCAGCGTGGCTCTGCGCGACCTATCCGCGAACGACGTCGCCGCGATCGCCGCCGCGCTGCCTGCCCTCGACCGACTGCAGCACAGCATCGTCGACGGCTGATCGCCCGGCCAGGGCGGCACGCGGTCGCATGGCGTCATGACGAGAACGCAAAGGCCCGCCCCGTGGAACACGGGACGGGCCTGGAACGATATGCGGCTCAGAGAGCGGCGACCGACTTCGCGATGGCCGACTTGCGGTTCGCGGCCTGGTTCTGGTGGATGACACCCTTGCTCACGGCCTTGTCGAGCTTCTTGGTCGCGGTGGCGAGCGCCTTGAGGGCCGCTTCCTTGTCACCGGCCACGACGGCCTCCTTGGTGCGACGCACGTGCGTGCGGAGCTCGCTCTTGACGGCCTTGTTGCGCTCGCGCGCCTTCTCGTTTGTCTTGTTGCGCTTGATCTGCGACTTGATGTTCGCCACGTCGACGGTCTTTCGTTTGAGTGAGTATGGGATGTGCCGGGCGAGCGGTAGAGGGGCGCTGCACCGGCGATCGTGGAGGTCGGGAAGAACCCCACACGCAAGCCAAGGACCGAGTCTATCAGGTCGATGCCTCGATCGTGGTGAGCGCCACCTCCAGCAGTGCGTTGAAAACACGCGGACGCATCGCCCGATGCCGTGGGGAAGCGACGTGCACGACGCCGCGACGAAACCGGCGACCGGGGGACGAGGCTCGGCACCGACGTACTCGATGGACAACAGCCCGCCCATGGAGTGGCCCACCAGCAGCACGGGACCGCGGGTCGCGGCATCCTGTACCGCTGCATCGATCGTCGCGAACGCTCCGTCGAGCGTGAACGCCTCGTCGCGGCGCGTTCCGTGGCCCGGCAGGTCGACCGCGGTGACCGGAGTGCCACGCCGTCGCAGATGCGCGACCTGCGCCCGCCACATGGTGGCGGACGTGCGGATGCCGTGCACGAGCACGACCTGGACCGCCATGGCATCCACTGTAAAAGCTCCGGATGCCGTGGTGCCGAGCCTCCGGGGACGGCGATGTCGGCGCACCACCGTAGAATCGACGGAACATGTCACCGCGCGCCCTGAAGCCCCTCGAGCCGTCTGCCACTCCGCCGGAGCAGATCCGCAACTTCTGCATCATCGCTCACATCGACCACGGCAAGTCGACGTTGGCCGACCGCATGCTGCAGATCACCGGCGTCGTCAGCGACCGCGATATGCGGGCACAGTACCTCGACCGCATGGACATCGAGCGCGAGCGCGGCATCACGATCAAGTCGCAGGCGGTGCGGATGCCGTGGGCCACCAGTGACGGCACGTTCGCCCTGAACATGATCGACACGCCCGGTCACGTCGACTTCACGTACGAGGTCAGCCGATCGCTGGCGGCGTGCGAGGGAGCGATCCTGCTCGTCGACGCGGCTCAGGGCATCGAGGCGCAGACCCTCGCCAACCTCTACCTCGCGCTCGAGAACGATCTGACGATCATCCCGGTGCTGAACAAGATCGACCTTCCCGCCGCCGACCCCGACAAGTACGCAGCCGAGCTCGCCGGTCTCATCGGCGGCGACCCCGCCGACGTGCTGCGCGTCAGCGGCAAGACCGGCATGGGCGTCGAAGAGCTGCTCGACCTGATCGTCGCGAAGATTCCCGCCCCCGTCGGCACGGCCGATGCCCCGGCCCGCGCGATGATCTTCGACTCGGTCTACGACGCCTACCGCGGTGTCGTCACCTACGTCCGCATGATCGACGGTGCCCTGCAGCCGCGCGAGCGCCTGCAGATGATGTCGACCGGCGCGACGCACGAGGCCCTCGAGATCGGCGTCTCGAGCCCCGAGCCCGTCCCCACCAAGGGTCTCGGCGTGGGCGAGGTCGGCTACCTCATCACGGGCGTGAAAGACGTGCGCCAGTCGAAGGTCGGCGACACGATCACCACGCACCGCAAGCCCGCGACCGACGCGCTGCCGGGCTACACCGACCCGAAGCCCATGGTCTTCTCGGGCATCTACCCGATCGACGGCAGCGACTACGCCGAGCTGCGCGAGGCACTCGACAAGCTCAAGCTCTCCGACGCGTCGCTGCAGTACGAACCCGAGACCTCGGTCGCCCTCGGCTTCGGCTTCCGCTGCGGCTTCCTCGGCCTTCTGCACCTCGAGATCATCACCGAGCGCCTCTCGCGCGAGTTCGGTCTCGACCTCATCACCACCGCTCCGTCTGTGACGTACGAGGTCACGACCGACACCGGCGAGACGGTGTCCGTCACCAACCCGAGCGAGTACCCCGACGGCCGCGTCGCCTCGGTGTCGGAGCCGATCGTCAAGGTCGGCATCCTGCTGCCCAAGGACTACGTCGGCACGGTCATGGAGCTCTGCCAGACGCGCCGCGGCACGCTGCTCGGTATGGAGTACCTCAGCGAAGACCGCGTCGAGCTGCGCTACCACATGCCCCTCGGCGAGATCGTGTTCGACTTCTTCGACCACCTCAAGAGCCGCACGCAGGGCTACGCGAGCCTCGACTACGAACCCGCAGGTCAGCAGACCGCCGATCTGGTCAAGGTCGACATCCTGCTGCAGGGCGACAAGGTCGACGCGTTCAGCTCGATCGTGCACCGCGAGAAGGCCTACGCCTACGGCACGCTCATGGCCGAGCGCCTGCGCAAGCTCATCCCGCGCCAGCAGTTCGAGGTTCCCATCCAGGCCGCGATCGGTGCGCGCATCATCGCGCGCGAGACGATCCGCGCCATCCGCAAGGACGTCCTCGCCAAGTGCTACGGCGGTGACATCACCCGAAAGCGCAAGCTCCTCGAAAAGCAGAAAGAGGGCAAGAAGCGCATGAAGATGGTGGGCCGCGTCGAGGTTCCGCAGGAGGCGTTCATCGCCGCCCTGTCGGGAGACGTCGAGACCAAGAAGTAAGGCACCACACCGAGAGGGGTGAACCATGCGCAGGCAGAACTTCACCGATGACACGGTCGACTACGCGGCTGTCGGCGCCACCCAGGCGCACGATCTCATGCAGTATCCGCCGGAGCACTCGATCCCCGCCGAGGATTCGTGGCGCATCGGCAGCGGTGAGGAGCGCTTCGCGGCCGCGGGCGAACTGCTGCTGTCGTGGGCGCCGCTGCGCACCAGCGAGTTGAGCATCACGGACGTGCGGCCCGCCGCCAACGCGGGGTACTCCGGCGTCGGCTTCGACGCCGACGGCGCCCCGGTGGCCCCGTCGAGCCTGCAGGCCGAGCAGCGTTTCGCCGCCGACGGAACGCCGTTCGTGAGCCCCGGCACCGGCGTGCGGTTGCACGGCAAGGTCGACGGCCACCGCGCCGACGCCGAGCTGCGCGTGATCTCGGTCTTCGAGGAGCCCCGCCGCGTGGGCTTCATCCTCGGCACCGTCGGCCACTCGATCGTCAGCGGCGAAGAGCTGTTCGCCGTGGAGTGGCGCGACAACGACGAGGTGTGGTTCGTCGTGCGCGCCTTCGATCGGCCGACGGCTCCGTCGTACCGCCTGTTCTCGAGCCGCGTGCGCCGTCGACGCAAGGCGCTGTTCGCCCGCTACCTGCGCGCGATCTCGCCGCTGTACTCGTCCTGATGGGTGGTCCGCTCCCGCTCGGAGACCCGGCCCCCGCCGACGGACACCTGCCCGCCGACCTCGAGATCGACCCGACCGCCGACTTCGGCGTCTACCTGCACGTGCCGTTCTGCCGCGTGCGCTGCGGCTACTGCGACTTCAACACCTACACCGCCAGCGAGCTGCGCGGCGCCCGGCAAGACGACTTCGCCGACACGCTGAACGCCGAGGTGCGTCTGGCGGGTGGAGTGATGGATGCCGCCGGTGGTCGCCGCGCGGCATCCACCGTCTTCTTCGGCGGAGGAACGCCCACCCTGCTGCCGCCGGGCGACCTGGCGCGCATGCTCGACGCGGTCCGCTCGGAGTTCGGAATCGCCGACGGGGCCGAGGTCACCGTCGAGGCCAACCCCGACACCGTCGACGACACGGTCGCCCGCACGCTCGCCGACGCCGGCGTCACCCGCCTGTCGATCGGCATGCAGTCGGCCCGGCCGCACGTGCTCGCCGCACTCGACCGCACCCACGATCCCGCGAACGTCGCCACGGCCGTCGCCGCGGCCCGCCGTGCCGGTCTCGACGTCTCGGTCGACCTCATCTACGGCGCGCCGGGAGAATCGCTCGACGACTGGCGCGCCTCTCTCGAAGCGGCCACGGCCCTCGAGCCCGACCACGTCTCGGCCTACGCGCTGATCGTCGAAGACGGCACCAAGCTCGCGCGCCAAATCCGCTCCGGGGTCGTGGCCGAGCCCTCCGACGACCTGCAAGCCGACATGTACGAGCTGGCCGACGACCTGCTCGCCGCCGCCGGATACGACTGGTACGAGGTGTCGAACTGGTCGCGCGACGTCGCGCACCGCTCGCGTCACAACCTCGCCTACTGGCGGGGGACCGACTGGTGGGGCTTCGGCCCGGGCGCGCACAGCCACGTCGCGGGGCTCCGCTGGTGGAACGTGAAGCACCCCGCCGCGTACGCCCAACGCCTGGCCTCGGTCGAATCGCCCGCGGCCGCGCGCGAGCGGCCCGACGAGACCGCGCGACGGCTGGAGTCGGTGCTGCTGCGCAGCCGCATCCGCGAGGGTCTGGCCGTGTCCGAGATCGTCGGCGAAGGGCGGAAGGCCGTGGCATCCCTCATCGCCGACGGTCTCATCGAGGGCCGGGATGCCGTTCACGGGCGCATCGTGCTGACGCTGCGGGGACGACTCCTGGCGGATGCCGTGGTGCGGGCGCTCACGGTCTGACCGGCGACGCGGCCGGTGGGGGAGCTCGTTCCGGTGCTCGCGTGCCGACCTCGCCGAGGGGGCTCTCGGGCGTTGAACGACCGGCGGAGGGCGACTCCGCGAGCCGCCTCGGCACCGTGCCGAGGCGATCCCGTAGAATTGGCACTCCGCAG from Microbacterium testaceum includes these protein-coding regions:
- a CDS encoding ComEC/Rec2 family competence protein, which encodes MRGRPGARRRSLRAVSVAVATWATAGASTMIPDATPLAVVLALAACATTAVAWRRSAVLAIVAVALACSAAAAGTVATAGSTRAQIAALEADGGRHLELEVTVSGRIDGSPDGGAWFDAVATRVRAGALAVTGSVPARILVDAEGRSALEAASMGSEVRLRGRAVPSDPGERAALVVRTSSIESASTPAGVWAFFEGLRDGLVASTRGLPQPGAGLVPGLAVGDTTSLDPDTEAAMNASSLSHLTAVSGANCAIVVGAAFALLAMCGASRGGRVVGAMLVLAAFVALVTPEPSVIRAAAMAAVAMLALALGRPAIGVAVLSLAVTVLLVVDPWLSRSLGFALSAAATGALLHLARPLAGGLARWMPRALALALAVPTSAQLVCGPLIVLIDPHVPLLGVAANLVADPAAAPATVAGALACIAPFPWLRDGLTALAWVPAAWIAAVAHTTTAVSAQNLPWPDGLVGAALLAGVGAAVSIAVVRPRRLPRITAISSAAVAVVVGLVLGQTAVRTVAGPLTVPAAWQVAMCDVGQGDATLWRSGDAVALVDTGPEPEALTRCLKTFGVDHLALVVLTHFDLDHVGGSAAVMGRVDLVVHGPPDEAADRRLLDRFSDAGAHLQEATTGMTGTLGGTRWQALGPAPNTEAGNDASVALDVAGANFPRTVLLGDLGEQAQSALRRRIDVPRVQVVKVSHHGSADQDAALYRALHPAVGLIGVGADNDYGHPTATLLDILAALGSTAARTDRDGALAVWLDEGGRLTLWRERAGTGEGARDPTGDVGAGR
- the holA gene encoding DNA polymerase III subunit delta, with protein sequence MTPAPRRSAPAKAKSAIPQVSWRSPQPAPIVLVSGPEEVCAERAIAGIRSMLKSEDPSLEVTDIRADDYAAGTLLSVTSPSLFGEPRLVRVSGVEKCSDTFLTEAVSYLAHPQDGATVVLRHTGASVRGKKLLDGIRAGQGSGIEIACPAVKRDSDRFDFAVGEFKAAQKRIAPVALRSLVSAFADDLTELAAACQQLISDVPGDIDERIVERYYGGRVETSAFTVADTAIAGQYGPALLALRHALASGADPVPLVAAVAMKLRTMARVAGTRESSSMLAQRLGMKDWQVDRARRDLVGWTGNTLGMAIHATARADAEVKGASRDPVFALERMITIIATRAPYGG
- a CDS encoding alpha/beta fold hydrolase is translated as MAADPRHTPLTLSHGGRTLRGWQGEPVAGASADAPRVLLVHGFSADATGGHQLFVQTARHLADRGAVVRSYSRLGQGMSDGEFADITIGDEVEQVVGMIRAFAVDRPIHVVAHSLGAVESALAAARVPELVRTLTLWSPAGVVVDDITVHDAIQGRPLAPARAQGWFDFGGMPLGMAFVDEVAAGLDVYGPVSSFTGPADIVHGTQDVIVPVQYGARYAELLPGASLTVVDGADHGWSSIPWRQRLFEILDARVGFTA
- a CDS encoding phenolic acid decarboxylase, which gives rise to MNVTTTVAHPEPPQDLSGIVGHRFIYTYANGWRYEMYVKNATTIDYRIHSGHVGGRWVKDQTVDLVALAPDVYKVSWNEPTGTSVVVNVLPAARVLHGTIFFPRWIEIDGHKTVLFQNDHLDEMQRYRDEGPTYPIYVVPEFAHITLFERVGENDESVVDTAPGDLPAGWSERSN
- a CDS encoding MarR family winged helix-turn-helix transcriptional regulator — translated: MDDGILHTAGLLAHQLGPLRRAVLRASRSAADLPDIPDAQIEVMRSLATTGESAPSDLADTLGLARSTISNLISHMEKADLIERHLVAGDGRRTRVGLTPLAETRLRAFDDSAAHILSVALRDLSANDVAAIAAALPALDRLQHSIVDG
- the rpsT gene encoding 30S ribosomal protein S20 yields the protein MANIKSQIKRNKTNEKARERNKAVKSELRTHVRRTKEAVVAGDKEAALKALATATKKLDKAVSKGVIHQNQAANRKSAIAKSVAAL
- the lepA gene encoding translation elongation factor 4, with protein sequence MSPRALKPLEPSATPPEQIRNFCIIAHIDHGKSTLADRMLQITGVVSDRDMRAQYLDRMDIERERGITIKSQAVRMPWATSDGTFALNMIDTPGHVDFTYEVSRSLAACEGAILLVDAAQGIEAQTLANLYLALENDLTIIPVLNKIDLPAADPDKYAAELAGLIGGDPADVLRVSGKTGMGVEELLDLIVAKIPAPVGTADAPARAMIFDSVYDAYRGVVTYVRMIDGALQPRERLQMMSTGATHEALEIGVSSPEPVPTKGLGVGEVGYLITGVKDVRQSKVGDTITTHRKPATDALPGYTDPKPMVFSGIYPIDGSDYAELREALDKLKLSDASLQYEPETSVALGFGFRCGFLGLLHLEIITERLSREFGLDLITTAPSVTYEVTTDTGETVSVTNPSEYPDGRVASVSEPIVKVGILLPKDYVGTVMELCQTRRGTLLGMEYLSEDRVELRYHMPLGEIVFDFFDHLKSRTQGYASLDYEPAGQQTADLVKVDILLQGDKVDAFSSIVHREKAYAYGTLMAERLRKLIPRQQFEVPIQAAIGARIIARETIRAIRKDVLAKCYGGDITRKRKLLEKQKEGKKRMKMVGRVEVPQEAFIAALSGDVETKK
- a CDS encoding DUF1990 family protein produces the protein MRRQNFTDDTVDYAAVGATQAHDLMQYPPEHSIPAEDSWRIGSGEERFAAAGELLLSWAPLRTSELSITDVRPAANAGYSGVGFDADGAPVAPSSLQAEQRFAADGTPFVSPGTGVRLHGKVDGHRADAELRVISVFEEPRRVGFILGTVGHSIVSGEELFAVEWRDNDEVWFVVRAFDRPTAPSYRLFSSRVRRRRKALFARYLRAISPLYSS
- the hemW gene encoding radical SAM family heme chaperone HemW is translated as MGGPLPLGDPAPADGHLPADLEIDPTADFGVYLHVPFCRVRCGYCDFNTYTASELRGARQDDFADTLNAEVRLAGGVMDAAGGRRAASTVFFGGGTPTLLPPGDLARMLDAVRSEFGIADGAEVTVEANPDTVDDTVARTLADAGVTRLSIGMQSARPHVLAALDRTHDPANVATAVAAARRAGLDVSVDLIYGAPGESLDDWRASLEAATALEPDHVSAYALIVEDGTKLARQIRSGVVAEPSDDLQADMYELADDLLAAAGYDWYEVSNWSRDVAHRSRHNLAYWRGTDWWGFGPGAHSHVAGLRWWNVKHPAAYAQRLASVESPAAARERPDETARRLESVLLRSRIREGLAVSEIVGEGRKAVASLIADGLIEGRDAVHGRIVLTLRGRLLADAVVRALTV